A genomic window from Osmia bicornis bicornis chromosome 6, iOsmBic2.1, whole genome shotgun sequence includes:
- the LOC114871960 gene encoding solute carrier family 22 member 21-like isoform X3: MRLFCSQKDESSSAPKITDGCTGGTRGSEQEVDRFGYYQMIMFAIISLPLFLSAGFTLAYVFTAGEVKYRCLVPECEAPNNTKYDVPWAADSVPDLSEMSKCVRYVVRNHTDTCTSQSFSNETFNCDSWVYDSSENTVLSEWDLTCDINRWKLTLVGTINNVGQFVGLIFAGYISDRYGRRTVLTLITSLSGISGLIHSFSVNYWMFLAFEFIDATVAAGIYSAGFILGMEMAGVKGRVLASTIICCMFAVGEMLLGLIAMWLRSWRLILRMVYGPALLAIFLPFLIPESVRWLLAKGKHEKVESIYRKMARINGLQISEEAIGAFKDMNMVKAEKTEHANDNKTPFMQVLNSSVMLTRLMACSFCWLTNTFVYYGLSLNSVAFAGDKYTNFILVALVEIPAYFLTWFLTDYIGRKATLSSSFLLSGAFCLAIQFVPADSLSFLPLILYMGGKWCITMSFSTVYIYTAELFPTNLRHSLLGICSMTGRMGSILSPQTPLLAQIMPELPLILFGCMALSAGLLSLFFPETLGTKLPDTVWEAENIGKSEVKQEIQDSPS, encoded by the exons ATGAGGCTATTTTGCTCACAGAAGGACGAATCGTCGTCGGCGCCAAAGATCACCGATGGCTGCACAG GAGGAACGAGAGGCAGCGAGCAGGAAGTGGATCGCTTCGGATACTATCAAATGATTATGTTCGCGATAATTAGCTTGCCTCTGTTCTTGTCAGCAGGATTCACGCTTGCCTACGTGTTCACAGCTGGGGAAGTTAAGTACAG GTGTTTGGTGCCAGAATGCGAAGCCCCAAACAACACGAAGTACGATGTACCATGGGCAGCGGATTCTGTTCCAGACCTGTCAGAAATGTCCAAGTGCGTTCGTTACGTCGTTCGAAATCATACCGATACTTGTACGAGTCAGTCGTTCAGCAATGAGACTTTCAATTGCGATTCCTGGGTCTACGATTCGTCGGAGAACACGGTGCTCAGCGAG TGGGACCTTACCTGTGACATCAATCGATGGAAACTCACGTTGGTGGGTACGATAAATAACGTTGGCCAATTCGTTGGATTGATCTTCGCTGGATACATATCGGACAG ATACGGAAGACGCACAGTTTTGACACTCATCACGTCCCTGAGCGGAATCAGCGGCCTGATACATTCTTTTTCCGTGAATTATTGGATGTTTCTAGCGTTCGAATTTATCGACGCGACTGTCGCGGCCGGTATCTACAGCGCTGGATTTATTTTAG GAATGGAGATGGCAGGAGTGAAAGGCAGAGTTCTAGCGAGCACGATCATTTGCTGCATGTTTGCAGTGGGTGAGATGCTGTTGGGATTGATCGCAATGTGGTTGAGATCGTGGCGGTTGATCCTCCGGATGGTATACGGTCCGGCTTTGCTCGCCATTTTCCTGCCGTTCCTGATCCCGGAATCAGTCAG GTGGCTATTGGCGAAAGGGAAACACGAGAAGGTGGAGAGCATATATCGTAAAATGGCGCGTATTAACGGGCTGCAAATCTCGGAAGAGGCGATTGGAGCGTTCAAGGATATGAATATGGTGAAGGCCGAGAAG ACGGAACATGCAAACGATAATAAAACACCGTTCATGCAAGTTTTGAATAGCTCGGTGATGCTAACACGTTTAATGGCCTGCTCGTTTTGCTGGCTGACGAACACCTTCGTCTATTATGGATTATCGCTGAATTCCGTGGCCTTTGCCGGCGATAAATACACCAATTTCATACTGGTCGCCCTTGTGGAGATACCAGCTTATTTTCTGACCTGGTTTTTAACCGATTACATCGGTCGTAAGGCGACCCTCTCCTCGTCTTTCTTATTAAGCGGTGCATTCTGCCTCGCGATACAGTTCGTACCTGCAG ATTCGTTGAGTTTCTTGCCACTGATTTTGTACATGGGAGGCAAATGGTGCATCACGATGTCATTTTCCACCGTTTACATTTACACGGCTGAGCTGTTCCCCACGAATCTGAGACACTCGCTGCTCGGAATCTGCAGCATGACTGGCCGCATGGGGTCAATATTGTCACCCCAAACTCCCCTTCTG GCACAAATTATGCCAGAGTTACCGCTCATTCTTTTCGGCTGCATGGCATTGTCGGCGGGTCTGCTGTCTCTATTCTTCCCGGAAACGCTGGGAACCAAACTCCCGGACACGGTATGGGAAGCGGAGAACATAGGGAAATCAGAGGTGAAGCAAGAGATCCAGGATTCGCCTTCTTAG
- the LOC114871960 gene encoding solute carrier family 22 member 21-like isoform X1, whose amino-acid sequence MGSRMGSRILRGDEEDSMRLFCSQKDESSSAPKITDGCTGGTRGSEQEVDRFGYYQMIMFAIISLPLFLSAGFTLAYVFTAGEVKYRCLVPECEAPNNTKYDVPWAADSVPDLSEMSKCVRYVVRNHTDTCTSQSFSNETFNCDSWVYDSSENTVLSEWDLTCDINRWKLTLVGTINNVGQFVGLIFAGYISDRYGRRTVLTLITSLSGISGLIHSFSVNYWMFLAFEFIDATVAAGIYSAGFILGMEMAGVKGRVLASTIICCMFAVGEMLLGLIAMWLRSWRLILRMVYGPALLAIFLPFLIPESVRWLLAKGKHEKVESIYRKMARINGLQISEEAIGAFKDMNMVKAEKTEHANDNKTPFMQVLNSSVMLTRLMACSFCWLTNTFVYYGLSLNSVAFAGDKYTNFILVALVEIPAYFLTWFLTDYIGRKATLSSSFLLSGAFCLAIQFVPADSLSFLPLILYMGGKWCITMSFSTVYIYTAELFPTNLRHSLLGICSMTGRMGSILSPQTPLLAQIMPELPLILFGCMALSAGLLSLFFPETLGTKLPDTVWEAENIGKSEVKQEIQDSPS is encoded by the exons ATGGGGTCCAGGATGGGGTCTAGAAT CCTAAGAGGCGACGAGGAGGACAGTATGAGGCTATTTTGCTCACAGAAGGACGAATCGTCGTCGGCGCCAAAGATCACCGATGGCTGCACAG GAGGAACGAGAGGCAGCGAGCAGGAAGTGGATCGCTTCGGATACTATCAAATGATTATGTTCGCGATAATTAGCTTGCCTCTGTTCTTGTCAGCAGGATTCACGCTTGCCTACGTGTTCACAGCTGGGGAAGTTAAGTACAG GTGTTTGGTGCCAGAATGCGAAGCCCCAAACAACACGAAGTACGATGTACCATGGGCAGCGGATTCTGTTCCAGACCTGTCAGAAATGTCCAAGTGCGTTCGTTACGTCGTTCGAAATCATACCGATACTTGTACGAGTCAGTCGTTCAGCAATGAGACTTTCAATTGCGATTCCTGGGTCTACGATTCGTCGGAGAACACGGTGCTCAGCGAG TGGGACCTTACCTGTGACATCAATCGATGGAAACTCACGTTGGTGGGTACGATAAATAACGTTGGCCAATTCGTTGGATTGATCTTCGCTGGATACATATCGGACAG ATACGGAAGACGCACAGTTTTGACACTCATCACGTCCCTGAGCGGAATCAGCGGCCTGATACATTCTTTTTCCGTGAATTATTGGATGTTTCTAGCGTTCGAATTTATCGACGCGACTGTCGCGGCCGGTATCTACAGCGCTGGATTTATTTTAG GAATGGAGATGGCAGGAGTGAAAGGCAGAGTTCTAGCGAGCACGATCATTTGCTGCATGTTTGCAGTGGGTGAGATGCTGTTGGGATTGATCGCAATGTGGTTGAGATCGTGGCGGTTGATCCTCCGGATGGTATACGGTCCGGCTTTGCTCGCCATTTTCCTGCCGTTCCTGATCCCGGAATCAGTCAG GTGGCTATTGGCGAAAGGGAAACACGAGAAGGTGGAGAGCATATATCGTAAAATGGCGCGTATTAACGGGCTGCAAATCTCGGAAGAGGCGATTGGAGCGTTCAAGGATATGAATATGGTGAAGGCCGAGAAG ACGGAACATGCAAACGATAATAAAACACCGTTCATGCAAGTTTTGAATAGCTCGGTGATGCTAACACGTTTAATGGCCTGCTCGTTTTGCTGGCTGACGAACACCTTCGTCTATTATGGATTATCGCTGAATTCCGTGGCCTTTGCCGGCGATAAATACACCAATTTCATACTGGTCGCCCTTGTGGAGATACCAGCTTATTTTCTGACCTGGTTTTTAACCGATTACATCGGTCGTAAGGCGACCCTCTCCTCGTCTTTCTTATTAAGCGGTGCATTCTGCCTCGCGATACAGTTCGTACCTGCAG ATTCGTTGAGTTTCTTGCCACTGATTTTGTACATGGGAGGCAAATGGTGCATCACGATGTCATTTTCCACCGTTTACATTTACACGGCTGAGCTGTTCCCCACGAATCTGAGACACTCGCTGCTCGGAATCTGCAGCATGACTGGCCGCATGGGGTCAATATTGTCACCCCAAACTCCCCTTCTG GCACAAATTATGCCAGAGTTACCGCTCATTCTTTTCGGCTGCATGGCATTGTCGGCGGGTCTGCTGTCTCTATTCTTCCCGGAAACGCTGGGAACCAAACTCCCGGACACGGTATGGGAAGCGGAGAACATAGGGAAATCAGAGGTGAAGCAAGAGATCCAGGATTCGCCTTCTTAG
- the LOC114871962 gene encoding 40S ribosomal protein S19-like — translation MPSVTLKDVDQHKFVKAFAAFLKKTGKMRVPEWVDIVKSARFKELAPYDPDWYYIRCAALVRHIYIRSPIGVGSVTKIFGGRKRNGTHPSHFCRSAGGVARKALQSLEQLKLIEKAPLGGRKLTSQGRRDLDRIAAQVKAKSKKQLKMQETLCL, via the exons ATGCCTTCAGTAACGCTAAAAGATGTTGACCAACATAAATTTGTGAAAGCTTTTGCCGCGTTCTTGAAAAA AACCGGTAAAATGCGCGTTCCAGAAtgggtagatatagtaaaatcAGCTCGTTTTAAGGAACTTGCTCCTTATGATCCAGACTGGTATTACATCAGGTGCGCTGCTTTGGTTCGTCATATTTATATCCGCAGCCCAATTGGTGTAGGATCAGTTACAAAGATTTTTGGTGGACGCAAACGTAATGGTACCCACCCCAGTCACTTCTGCCGTTCTGCTGGGGGTGTTGCTCGTAAAGCCCTTCAAAGCTTAGAACAATTGAAACTGATCGAAAAGGCTCCTCTTGGTGGACGTAAACTTACCAGTCAAGGTCGTAGAGATTTGGATCGCATTGCAGCGCAAGTGAAAGCAAAAAGCAAAAAACAACTTAAAATGCAAGAAACACTCTGCCTTTGA
- the LOC114871961 gene encoding zinc finger C4H2 domain-containing protein isoform X1, translating to MSVTETTVIFAKLEALKDIKSKTLQLEKMKQRILQEVEQTEQEEKCLLEYKQEMDLLMQEKMAHVEELRQIHADINAMETVIKQAEEARNKARETAKLIHNNDYQPLKHDIDRMRREFLGLERLPELYETESDLISPDYFERPMQKAEWRVEVRGDDLLPPLTLHHPGHPGGSTPFLAPQPLQGPSKPEPRPLPPAPGPPAPTFRYHWQQPPPMKSCLSCHQQIHRNAPICPLCKAKSRSRNPKKPKKKD from the exons ATGTCTGTCACAGAAACTACAGTTATTTTCGCCAAATTAGAGGCGTTGAAAGATATCAA ATCCAAGACCCTGCAGctggagaaaatgaaacaaagaatATTGCAAGAGGTAGAGCAAAcagaacaagaagaaaaatgtttattggAATACAAGCAGGAAATGGACCTTCTTATGCAAGAAAAGATGGCACATGTTGAAGAATTACGACAGATACATGCAGATATTAATGCG ATGGAAACTGTTATTAAGCAAGCAGAAGAAGCTAGGAATAAAGCAAGAGAAACTGCAAAATTGATTCATAATAATGATTATCAACCTTTGAAACATGATATTGATCGTATGCGCAGAGAATTTTTGGGGTTGGAAAGATTACCAGAATTATATGAAACAGAATCTGATCTTATTTCACCAGA CTATTTTGAACGTCCAATGCAAAAAGCAGAATGGAGGGTAGAAGTCAGAGGTGATGATTTATTACCTCCACTTACTTTACACCATCCTGGCCACCCAGGTGGTTCCACACCTTTTCTTGCTCCTCAACCTCTTCAGGGTCCAAGTAAACCAGAACCAAGACCATTACCACCAGCCCCGGGTCCACCGGCTCCAACATTCAGGTACCACTG GCAACAACCACCACCAATGAAATCATGTTTATCATGTCATCAACAAATTCATAGAAATGCACCAATTTGCCCTCTATGTAAAGCTAAGTCTCGATCGCGTAATCCTAAAAAGCCAAAGAAAAAAGactaa
- the LOC114871961 gene encoding zinc finger C4H2 domain-containing protein isoform X5, translated as MKQRILQEVEQTEQEEKCLLEYKQEMDLLMQEKMAHVEELRQIHADINAMETVIKQAEEARNKARETAKLIHNNDYQPLKHDIDRMRREFLGLERLPELYETESDLISPDYFERPMQKAEWRVEVRGDDLLPPLTLHHPGHPGGSTPFLAPQPLQGPSKPEPRPLPPAPGPPAPTFRYHWQQPPPMKSCLSCHQQIHRNAPICPLCKAKSRSRNPKKPKKKD; from the exons atgaaacaaagaatATTGCAAGAGGTAGAGCAAAcagaacaagaagaaaaatgtttattggAATACAAGCAGGAAATGGACCTTCTTATGCAAGAAAAGATGGCACATGTTGAAGAATTACGACAGATACATGCAGATATTAATGCG ATGGAAACTGTTATTAAGCAAGCAGAAGAAGCTAGGAATAAAGCAAGAGAAACTGCAAAATTGATTCATAATAATGATTATCAACCTTTGAAACATGATATTGATCGTATGCGCAGAGAATTTTTGGGGTTGGAAAGATTACCAGAATTATATGAAACAGAATCTGATCTTATTTCACCAGA CTATTTTGAACGTCCAATGCAAAAAGCAGAATGGAGGGTAGAAGTCAGAGGTGATGATTTATTACCTCCACTTACTTTACACCATCCTGGCCACCCAGGTGGTTCCACACCTTTTCTTGCTCCTCAACCTCTTCAGGGTCCAAGTAAACCAGAACCAAGACCATTACCACCAGCCCCGGGTCCACCGGCTCCAACATTCAGGTACCACTG GCAACAACCACCACCAATGAAATCATGTTTATCATGTCATCAACAAATTCATAGAAATGCACCAATTTGCCCTCTATGTAAAGCTAAGTCTCGATCGCGTAATCCTAAAAAGCCAAAGAAAAAAGactaa
- the LOC114871961 gene encoding zinc finger C4H2 domain-containing protein isoform X2, whose product MSVTETTVIFAKLEALKDIKSKTLQLEKMKQRILQEVEQTEQEEKCLLEYKQEMDLLMQEKMAHVEELRQIHADINAMETVIKQAEEARNKARETAKLIHNNDYQPLKHDIDRMRREFLGLERLPELYETESDLISPDYFERPMQKAEWRVEVRGDDLLPPLTLHHPGHPGGSTPFLAPQPLQGPSKPEPRPLPPAPGPPAPTFRQQPPPMKSCLSCHQQIHRNAPICPLCKAKSRSRNPKKPKKKD is encoded by the exons ATGTCTGTCACAGAAACTACAGTTATTTTCGCCAAATTAGAGGCGTTGAAAGATATCAA ATCCAAGACCCTGCAGctggagaaaatgaaacaaagaatATTGCAAGAGGTAGAGCAAAcagaacaagaagaaaaatgtttattggAATACAAGCAGGAAATGGACCTTCTTATGCAAGAAAAGATGGCACATGTTGAAGAATTACGACAGATACATGCAGATATTAATGCG ATGGAAACTGTTATTAAGCAAGCAGAAGAAGCTAGGAATAAAGCAAGAGAAACTGCAAAATTGATTCATAATAATGATTATCAACCTTTGAAACATGATATTGATCGTATGCGCAGAGAATTTTTGGGGTTGGAAAGATTACCAGAATTATATGAAACAGAATCTGATCTTATTTCACCAGA CTATTTTGAACGTCCAATGCAAAAAGCAGAATGGAGGGTAGAAGTCAGAGGTGATGATTTATTACCTCCACTTACTTTACACCATCCTGGCCACCCAGGTGGTTCCACACCTTTTCTTGCTCCTCAACCTCTTCAGGGTCCAAGTAAACCAGAACCAAGACCATTACCACCAGCCCCGGGTCCACCGGCTCCAACATTCAG GCAACAACCACCACCAATGAAATCATGTTTATCATGTCATCAACAAATTCATAGAAATGCACCAATTTGCCCTCTATGTAAAGCTAAGTCTCGATCGCGTAATCCTAAAAAGCCAAAGAAAAAAGactaa
- the LOC114871961 gene encoding zinc finger C4H2 domain-containing protein isoform X4, whose translation MSVTETTVIFAKLEALKDIKSKTLQLEKMKQRILQEVEQTEQEEKCLLEYKQEMDLLMQEKMAHVEELRQIHADINAMETVIKQAEEARNKARETAKLIHNNDYQPLKHDIDRMRREFLGYFERPMQKAEWRVEVRGDDLLPPLTLHHPGHPGGSTPFLAPQPLQGPSKPEPRPLPPAPGPPAPTFRYHWQQPPPMKSCLSCHQQIHRNAPICPLCKAKSRSRNPKKPKKKD comes from the exons ATGTCTGTCACAGAAACTACAGTTATTTTCGCCAAATTAGAGGCGTTGAAAGATATCAA ATCCAAGACCCTGCAGctggagaaaatgaaacaaagaatATTGCAAGAGGTAGAGCAAAcagaacaagaagaaaaatgtttattggAATACAAGCAGGAAATGGACCTTCTTATGCAAGAAAAGATGGCACATGTTGAAGAATTACGACAGATACATGCAGATATTAATGCG ATGGAAACTGTTATTAAGCAAGCAGAAGAAGCTAGGAATAAAGCAAGAGAAACTGCAAAATTGATTCATAATAATGATTATCAACCTTTGAAACATGATATTGATCGTATGCGCAGAGAATTTTTGGG CTATTTTGAACGTCCAATGCAAAAAGCAGAATGGAGGGTAGAAGTCAGAGGTGATGATTTATTACCTCCACTTACTTTACACCATCCTGGCCACCCAGGTGGTTCCACACCTTTTCTTGCTCCTCAACCTCTTCAGGGTCCAAGTAAACCAGAACCAAGACCATTACCACCAGCCCCGGGTCCACCGGCTCCAACATTCAGGTACCACTG GCAACAACCACCACCAATGAAATCATGTTTATCATGTCATCAACAAATTCATAGAAATGCACCAATTTGCCCTCTATGTAAAGCTAAGTCTCGATCGCGTAATCCTAAAAAGCCAAAGAAAAAAGactaa
- the LOC114871960 gene encoding solute carrier family 22 member 21-like isoform X2, with protein MRRAASQRSLRGDEEDSMRLFCSQKDESSSAPKITDGCTGGTRGSEQEVDRFGYYQMIMFAIISLPLFLSAGFTLAYVFTAGEVKYRCLVPECEAPNNTKYDVPWAADSVPDLSEMSKCVRYVVRNHTDTCTSQSFSNETFNCDSWVYDSSENTVLSEWDLTCDINRWKLTLVGTINNVGQFVGLIFAGYISDRYGRRTVLTLITSLSGISGLIHSFSVNYWMFLAFEFIDATVAAGIYSAGFILGMEMAGVKGRVLASTIICCMFAVGEMLLGLIAMWLRSWRLILRMVYGPALLAIFLPFLIPESVRWLLAKGKHEKVESIYRKMARINGLQISEEAIGAFKDMNMVKAEKTEHANDNKTPFMQVLNSSVMLTRLMACSFCWLTNTFVYYGLSLNSVAFAGDKYTNFILVALVEIPAYFLTWFLTDYIGRKATLSSSFLLSGAFCLAIQFVPADSLSFLPLILYMGGKWCITMSFSTVYIYTAELFPTNLRHSLLGICSMTGRMGSILSPQTPLLAQIMPELPLILFGCMALSAGLLSLFFPETLGTKLPDTVWEAENIGKSEVKQEIQDSPS; from the exons ATGCGTCGCGCAGCGTCTCAACGAAG CCTAAGAGGCGACGAGGAGGACAGTATGAGGCTATTTTGCTCACAGAAGGACGAATCGTCGTCGGCGCCAAAGATCACCGATGGCTGCACAG GAGGAACGAGAGGCAGCGAGCAGGAAGTGGATCGCTTCGGATACTATCAAATGATTATGTTCGCGATAATTAGCTTGCCTCTGTTCTTGTCAGCAGGATTCACGCTTGCCTACGTGTTCACAGCTGGGGAAGTTAAGTACAG GTGTTTGGTGCCAGAATGCGAAGCCCCAAACAACACGAAGTACGATGTACCATGGGCAGCGGATTCTGTTCCAGACCTGTCAGAAATGTCCAAGTGCGTTCGTTACGTCGTTCGAAATCATACCGATACTTGTACGAGTCAGTCGTTCAGCAATGAGACTTTCAATTGCGATTCCTGGGTCTACGATTCGTCGGAGAACACGGTGCTCAGCGAG TGGGACCTTACCTGTGACATCAATCGATGGAAACTCACGTTGGTGGGTACGATAAATAACGTTGGCCAATTCGTTGGATTGATCTTCGCTGGATACATATCGGACAG ATACGGAAGACGCACAGTTTTGACACTCATCACGTCCCTGAGCGGAATCAGCGGCCTGATACATTCTTTTTCCGTGAATTATTGGATGTTTCTAGCGTTCGAATTTATCGACGCGACTGTCGCGGCCGGTATCTACAGCGCTGGATTTATTTTAG GAATGGAGATGGCAGGAGTGAAAGGCAGAGTTCTAGCGAGCACGATCATTTGCTGCATGTTTGCAGTGGGTGAGATGCTGTTGGGATTGATCGCAATGTGGTTGAGATCGTGGCGGTTGATCCTCCGGATGGTATACGGTCCGGCTTTGCTCGCCATTTTCCTGCCGTTCCTGATCCCGGAATCAGTCAG GTGGCTATTGGCGAAAGGGAAACACGAGAAGGTGGAGAGCATATATCGTAAAATGGCGCGTATTAACGGGCTGCAAATCTCGGAAGAGGCGATTGGAGCGTTCAAGGATATGAATATGGTGAAGGCCGAGAAG ACGGAACATGCAAACGATAATAAAACACCGTTCATGCAAGTTTTGAATAGCTCGGTGATGCTAACACGTTTAATGGCCTGCTCGTTTTGCTGGCTGACGAACACCTTCGTCTATTATGGATTATCGCTGAATTCCGTGGCCTTTGCCGGCGATAAATACACCAATTTCATACTGGTCGCCCTTGTGGAGATACCAGCTTATTTTCTGACCTGGTTTTTAACCGATTACATCGGTCGTAAGGCGACCCTCTCCTCGTCTTTCTTATTAAGCGGTGCATTCTGCCTCGCGATACAGTTCGTACCTGCAG ATTCGTTGAGTTTCTTGCCACTGATTTTGTACATGGGAGGCAAATGGTGCATCACGATGTCATTTTCCACCGTTTACATTTACACGGCTGAGCTGTTCCCCACGAATCTGAGACACTCGCTGCTCGGAATCTGCAGCATGACTGGCCGCATGGGGTCAATATTGTCACCCCAAACTCCCCTTCTG GCACAAATTATGCCAGAGTTACCGCTCATTCTTTTCGGCTGCATGGCATTGTCGGCGGGTCTGCTGTCTCTATTCTTCCCGGAAACGCTGGGAACCAAACTCCCGGACACGGTATGGGAAGCGGAGAACATAGGGAAATCAGAGGTGAAGCAAGAGATCCAGGATTCGCCTTCTTAG
- the LOC114871961 gene encoding zinc finger C4H2 domain-containing protein isoform X3, with translation MEIASKTLQLEKMKQRILQEVEQTEQEEKCLLEYKQEMDLLMQEKMAHVEELRQIHADINAMETVIKQAEEARNKARETAKLIHNNDYQPLKHDIDRMRREFLGLERLPELYETESDLISPDYFERPMQKAEWRVEVRGDDLLPPLTLHHPGHPGGSTPFLAPQPLQGPSKPEPRPLPPAPGPPAPTFRYHWQQPPPMKSCLSCHQQIHRNAPICPLCKAKSRSRNPKKPKKKD, from the exons ATGGAAATTGC ATCCAAGACCCTGCAGctggagaaaatgaaacaaagaatATTGCAAGAGGTAGAGCAAAcagaacaagaagaaaaatgtttattggAATACAAGCAGGAAATGGACCTTCTTATGCAAGAAAAGATGGCACATGTTGAAGAATTACGACAGATACATGCAGATATTAATGCG ATGGAAACTGTTATTAAGCAAGCAGAAGAAGCTAGGAATAAAGCAAGAGAAACTGCAAAATTGATTCATAATAATGATTATCAACCTTTGAAACATGATATTGATCGTATGCGCAGAGAATTTTTGGGGTTGGAAAGATTACCAGAATTATATGAAACAGAATCTGATCTTATTTCACCAGA CTATTTTGAACGTCCAATGCAAAAAGCAGAATGGAGGGTAGAAGTCAGAGGTGATGATTTATTACCTCCACTTACTTTACACCATCCTGGCCACCCAGGTGGTTCCACACCTTTTCTTGCTCCTCAACCTCTTCAGGGTCCAAGTAAACCAGAACCAAGACCATTACCACCAGCCCCGGGTCCACCGGCTCCAACATTCAGGTACCACTG GCAACAACCACCACCAATGAAATCATGTTTATCATGTCATCAACAAATTCATAGAAATGCACCAATTTGCCCTCTATGTAAAGCTAAGTCTCGATCGCGTAATCCTAAAAAGCCAAAGAAAAAAGactaa